Proteins from a genomic interval of Medicago truncatula cultivar Jemalong A17 chromosome 3, MtrunA17r5.0-ANR, whole genome shotgun sequence:
- the LOC25489354 gene encoding probable protein phosphatase 2C 24, which translates to MAGMCCGVVGEGDSPASSRPSRRRNLDLLPFKYIADMASGTSRKRRQPDLKKDFESCEDSSDEKSDRSKKNKKEDREKPSTEGNFEVEECPKFGVTSVCGRRRDMEDSVSVKPCFSSQEPFHYFGVFDGHGCSHVATMCKERLHEIVKEEMNEGQENLEWNNTMQQGFARMDDEVQRWNSSSQSVTCRCELQTPHCDAVGSTAVVAVVTPNKIIVSNCGDSRAVLCRNGVAIPLSSDHKPDRPDELLRVEAAGGRVIYWDGPRVLGVLAMSRAIGDNYLKPYVISEPEVTVTERKEEDECLILASDGLWDVVSNDTACGVVRMCLKAQKLPGTPENNEVTTDGSDRACSDASILLTKLALARHSSDNVSVVVIDLRRDQRQASNSNNN; encoded by the exons ATGGCTGGAATGTGTTGTGGTGTTGTTGGTGAAGGTGACTCACCGGCGAGTTCACGTCCCTCCCGGCGCCGGAATTTGGACTTACTACCATTCAAATACATCGCCGACATGGCGTCCGGAACTTCACGGAAACGCCGGCAACCAGATCTTAAGAAGGATTTCGAAAGCTGTGAAGACTCAAGCGACGAGAAAAGTGACAGAAGTAAGAAAAACAAGAAGGAAGATAGAGAAAAACCTTCAACAGAAGGTAATTTCGAAGTTGAAGAGTGTCCAAAATTCGGTGTTACTTCAGTTTGTGGTAGAAGAAGAGATATGGAAGATTCAGTTTCAGTTAAACCTTGTTTCTCTTCACAAGAACCTTTTCACTACTTCGGTGTTTTCGACGGTCACGGTTGCTCTCAT GTTGCTACTATGTGTAAAGAGAGACTTCACGAAATTGTGAAGGAAGAAATGAACGAAGGACAAGAGAATTTAGAATGGAACAACACCATGCAACAAGGCTTTGCTCGCATGGATGATGAAGTTCAAAGATGGAACAGCAGTAGTCAAAGTGTTACTTGTAGATGTGAGCTTCAAACTCCTCACTGTGATGCTGTTGGATCCACAGCTGTTGTAGCTGTTGTTACTCCAAACAAAATTATCGTTTCAAACTGTGGTGATTCAAGAGCTGTTCTTTGCCGTAATGGTGTCGCTATTCCTCTCTCCTCAGATCATAAACCGGATCGACCCGATGAATTACTCCGAGTCGAAGCAGCCGGAGGACGTGTGATCTATTGGGATGGTCCAAGAGTTCTTGGAGTACTTGCCATGTCTAGAGCCATAG GTGACAATTATTTGAAACCTTATGTGATATCTGAGCCTGAGGTAACGGTAACGGAAcgaaaagaagaagatgagtgTTTGATCCTAGCGAGTGATGGACTATGGGATGTTGTTTCAAACGACACTGCTTGTGGTGTTGTAAGGATGTGTTTGAAGGCACAGAAGCTGCCGGGGACACCGGAAAACAACGAGGTGACGACGGATGGTTCTGATAGGGCATGTTCCGATGCTTCAATTTTGTTGACTAAGTTGGCTTTGGCAAGACATAGTTCGGATAATGTTAGTGTGGTGGTGATTGATTTGAGGAGAGATCAACGACAAGCATCAAATTCcaacaataattaa